One window of Methanobrevibacter boviskoreani JH1 genomic DNA carries:
- a CDS encoding transposase → NSRKIWYEKRLRLINNLLNPKITEINSKEKRINIILDNARIHHAKIVEKACEILNINLIFLKPYCPDLNPIEDVWRKIKSKVYKSMYKNLNELIKIFEDEFYKIVDLTSFYTNWVNEYLGINIW, encoded by the coding sequence AATTCAAGAAAAATCTGGTATGAAAAAAGATTAAGATTAATAAATAACCTATTAAATCCAAAAATAACCGAAATAAACTCAAAAGAAAAAAGAATAAACATTATTTTAGATAACGCAAGAATACATCATGCCAAAATTGTTGAAAAAGCCTGTGAAATATTGAACATAAACTTAATTTTTCTAAAACCATATTGCCCGGATTTAAACCCAATCGAAGATGTATGGCGTAAAATTAAATCCAAAGTGTATAAATCAATGTATAAAAATTTAAACGAATTAATTAAAATATTTGAAGATGAATTCTATAAAATAGTTGATTTAACCTCATTCTACACAAATTGGGTCAACGAATATTTAGGTATAAACATTTGGTAA